In Prunus dulcis plastid, complete genome, one DNA window encodes the following:
- the psaA gene encoding photosystem I P700 apoprotein A1, with product MIIRSPEPEVKILVDRDPVKTSFEEWARPGHFSRTIAKGPDTTTWIWNLHADAHDFDSHTSDLEEISRKVFSAHFGQLSIIFLWLSGMYFHGARFSNYEAWLSDPTHIGPSAQVVWPIVGQEILNGDVGGGFRGIQITSGFFQIWRASGITSELQLYCTAIGALVFAALMLFAGWFHYHKAAPKLAWFQDVESMLNHHLAGLLGLGSLSWAGHQVHVSLPINQFLNAGVDPKEIPLPHEFILNRDLLAQLYPSFAEGATPFFTLNWSKYAEFLTFRGGLDPVTGGLWLTDIAHHHLAIAILFLVAGHMYRTNWGIGHGIKDILEAHKGPFTGQGHKGLYEILTTSWHAQLSINLAMLGSLTIVVAHHMYSMPPYPYLATDYGTQLSLFTHHMWIGGFLIVGAAAHAAIFMVRDYDPTTRYNDLLDRVLRHRDAIISHLNWVCIFLGFHSFGLYIHNDTMSALGRPQDMFSDTAIQLQPVFAQWIQNTHALAPSATAPGATTSTSLTWGGGDLVAVGGKVALLPIPLGTADFLVHHIHAFTIHVTVLILLKGVLFARSSRLIPDKANLGFRFPCDGPGRGGTCQVSAWDHVFLGLFWMYNAISVVIFHFSWKMQSDVWGSISDQGVVTHITGGNFAQSSITINGWLRDFLWAQASQVIQSYGSSLSAYGLFFLGAHFVWAFSLMFLFSGRGYWQELIESIVWAHNKLKVAPATQPRALSIVQGRAVGVTHYLLGGIATTWAFFLARIIAVG from the coding sequence ATGATTATTCGTTCGCCGGAACCAGAAGTTAAAATTTTGGTAGATAGGGATCCCGTAAAAACTTCTTTCGAGGAATGGGCCAGACCGGGTCATTTCTCAAGAACAATAGCTAAGGGACCTGATACTACCACTTGGATCTGGAACCTACACGCTGATGCTCACGATTTTGATAGCCATACCAGTGATTTGGAGGAGATCTCTCGCAAAGTATTTAGTGCCCATTTCGGTCAACTCTCCATCATCTTTCTTTGGCTGAGTGGTATGTATTTCCATGGTGCTCGTTTTTCCAATTATGAAGCATGGCTAAGTGATCCTACTCACATTGGACCTAGTGCCCAGGTGGTTTGGCCAATAGTGGGTCAAGAAATATTGAATGGTGATGTCGGCGGGGGTTTCCGAGGAATACAAATAACCTCTGGGTTTTTTCAGATTTGGCGAGCATCTGGAATAACTAGTGAATTACAACTCTATTGTACTGCAATTGGTGCATTGGTCTTTGCTGCCTTAATGCTTTTTGCAGGTTGGTTCCATTATCACAAAGCTGCTCCGAAGTTGGCTTGGTTCCAAGATGTAGAATCTATGTTGAATCACCATTTAGCAGGGCTACTAGGCCTTGGTTCTCTTTCTTGGGCGGGACATCAAGTACACGTATCTTTACCAATTAACCAATTTCTAAACGCTGGAGTAGATCCTAAAGAGATTCCACTTCCTCATGAATTTATCTTGAATCGGGATCTTTTGGCTCAACTTTATCCCAGTTTTGCTGAGGGAGCAACCCCATTTTTCACCTTGAATTGGTCAAAATATGCGGAATTTCTTACCTTTCGTGGAGGATTAGATCCAGTAACTGGAGGTCTATGGCTGACCGATATTGCACACCATCATTTAGCTATTGCAATTCTTTTCCTGGTAGCGGGTCACATGTATAGAACCAACTGGGGCATTGGTCATGGTATAAAAGATATTTTAGAGGCTCATAAAGGCCCATTTACGGGCCAGGGCCATAAAGGCCTATATGAGATCCTAACAACGTCATGGCATGCTCAATTATCTATTAACCTCGCTATGTTAGGATCTTTAACCATTGTTGTAGCTCACCATATGTATTCGATGCCCCCTTATCCATATCTAGCTACTGACTATGGTACACAACTTTCATTGTTCACACATCACATGTGGATTGGTGGATTTCTCATAGTTGGTGCTGCTGCGCATGCAGCCATTTTTATGGTAAGAGACTATGATCCAACTACTCGATACAACGATCTATTAGATCGTGTCCTTAGGCATCGCGATGCAATCATATCACATCTCAACTGGGTATGTATATTTTTAGGCTTTCACAGTTTTGGTTTGTATATTCATAATGATACTATGAGCGCTTTAGGGCGCCCCCAAGATATGTTTTCAGATACCGCTATACAATTACAACCCGTATTTGCTCAATGGATACAAAACACCCATGCTTTAGCACCCAGTGCAACGGCCCCTGGTGCAACAACAAGCACCAGTTTGACTTGGGGGGGTGGTGATTTAGTGGCAGTGGGCGGCAAAGTTGCTTTGTTACCTATTCCATTAGGAACCGCAGATTTTTTGGTGCATCACATTCATGCGTTTACAATTCATGTGACGGTATTAATACTCCTGAAAGGTGTTCTATTTGCTCGGAGTTCGCGTTTGATACCAGATAAAGCAAATCTTGGTTTTCGTTTCCCTTGTGATGGGCCGGGAAGAGGGGGGACATGCCAAGTATCCGCTTGGGATCATGTCTTCTTAGGGCTATTCTGGATGTATAATGCAATTTCGGTAGTAATATTCCATTTCAGTTGGAAAATGCAGTCAGATGTTTGGGGTAGTATCAGTGATCAAGGAGTGGTAACTCATATCACGGGAGGAAACTTTGCGCAGAGTTCCATTACTATTAATGGGTGGCTCCGCGATTTCTTATGGGCACAGGCATCCCAGGTAATTCAGTCTTATGGTTCTTCATTATCCGCATATGGCCTTTTTTTCCTAGGTGCGCATTTTGTATGGGCTTTTAGTTTAATGTTTCTATTCAGCGGGCGTGGTTATTGGCAAGAACTTATCGAATCCATCGTTTGGGCTCATAATAAATTAAAAGTTGCTCCTGCTACTCAGCCTAGAGCCTTGAGTATTGTCCAAGGACGTGCTGTAGGAGTAACCCATTACCTTCTGGGTGGAATTGCCACAACATGGGCGTTCTTCTTAGCAAGAATTATTGCAGTAGGATAA
- the ycf3 gene encoding hypothetical chloroplast RF34, giving the protein MSRSGINGNFIDKTFSIVANILLRIIPTTSGEKEAFTYYRDGMSAQSEGNYAEALQNYYEAMRLEIDPYDRSYILYNIGLIHTSNGEHTKALEYYFRALERNPFLPQAFNNMAVICHYRGEQAVQQGYSEIAEAWFDQAAEYWKQAIALTPGNYIEAQNWLKITRRFE; this is encoded by the exons ATGTCTAGATCTGGGATAAATGGAAATTTTATTGATAAAACCTTTTCAATTGTAGCCAATATCTTATTACGAATAATTCCGACAACTTCGGGAGAAAAAGAGGCATTCACCTATTACAGAGATGGT ATGTCGGCTCAATCCGAAGGAAATTATGCGGAAGCTTTACAGAATTATTATGAAGCTATGCGACTAGAAATTGATCCTTATGATCGAAGTTATATACTCTATAACATAGGCCTTATCCACACAAGTAACGGGGAACATACGAAAGCTTTGGAATATTATTTTCGGGCCCTAGAGCGAAACCCATTCTTACCACAAGCTTTTAATAATATGGCCGTGATCTGTCATTAC CGGGGAGAACAGGCCGTTCAACAAGGGTATTCCGAAATTGCGGAGGCTTGGTTCGATCAAGCCGCCGAGTATTGGAAACAAGCTATAGCGCTTACTCCTGGTAATTATATTGAAGCACAGAATTGGTTGAAGATTACGAGGCGTTTCGAATAA